The Deltaproteobacteria bacterium genome includes a region encoding these proteins:
- the tuf gene encoding elongation factor Tu (EF-Tu; promotes GTP-dependent binding of aminoacyl-tRNA to the A-site of ribosomes during protein biosynthesis; when the tRNA anticodon matches the mRNA codon, GTP hydrolysis results; the inactive EF-Tu-GDP leaves the ribosome and release of GDP is promoted by elongation factor Ts; many prokaryotes have two copies of the gene encoding EF-Tu): protein VVTLPEGVEMVMPGDNVSMEVHLITPIAMEKELRFAIREGGRTVGAGVISEIIE, encoded by the coding sequence GGTTGTGACGCTTCCTGAGGGAGTTGAGATGGTGATGCCTGGGGACAATGTTTCGATGGAGGTTCACCTGATCACGCCGATTGCGATGGAGAAGGAGCTTCGTTTTGCCATTCGAGAAGGAGGGCGGACCGTAGGGGCCGGAGTGATCAGCGAAATCATCGAATAG